From Acropora muricata isolate sample 2 chromosome 14, ASM3666990v1, whole genome shotgun sequence, one genomic window encodes:
- the LOC136898269 gene encoding uncharacterized protein, translating into MKDLLLDAQELMLKWQSGAPLKKQKWVDRQKSWAESRRTLCETVLKPHFTILEDSTCCRCEEKFAVVRCHECPSTKHLCSNCDEMVHRSWPFHDRDVMVNGHYLPIPPTTSKGSDGEWVFVGRGLPLSNNLCPVCCSKCEPLEILFDSHCIVVTLRGDGTLPDTDN; encoded by the exons ATGAAGGATCTATTATTAGATGCACAGGAGCTGATGCTTAAATGGCAGTCAGGTGCTCCTCTGAAAAAACAGAAGTGGGTGGATAGGCAGAAAAGCTGGGCAGAGTCAAGGAGGACACTTTGTGAAACTGTGCTCAAACCACATTTTACTATTCTAGAGGACTCCACATGCTGTAGGTGTGAGGAGAAGTTTGCTGTGGTCAGGTGTCACGAGTGTCCAAGTACCAAACATCTTTGCAGTAACTGTGATGAGATGGTACACAGATCTTGGCCATTTCATGACCGTGATGTCATGGTTAATGGTCACTATTTGCCAATTCCACCAACAACATCCAAGGGCAGTGATGGCGAATGGGTCTTTGTTG GGAGAGGCCTGCCCTTGAGCAACAATTTGTGCCCAGTCTGTTGTTCCAAATGTGAACCCCTTGAGATTTTGTTTGACTCACATTGTATTGTGGTTACCTTAAGag GAGATGGGACCCTGCCAGACACTGACAACTAG
- the LOC136897987 gene encoding uncharacterized protein C14orf28 homolog, whose product MIFQSLAKSGRLNLHNLNQAGELINVALQLIDINKFADAKILFVQNPVVVNGVIDCYGNEADYCIRVLLPFFATSLMSSCDQVACPSKTEMYKSHSISLGCDNNKASYHSSLSEWLHSRITTCQRKFSRKPSSDIPCQSDQTQNCDGTTSVSWHCAGIRTTYQRTFHCFQNFAIFSVDLLSRRGKLQISDLPASIILNGQQLTLHSATLWNGHHYISFFRHNNTWFLYDGLKEYNQKNSGLSVFSVLPEGYYLSHVLFIV is encoded by the coding sequence ATGATATTCCAATCATTAGCAAAGTCTGGAAGATTGAATTTGCACAATTTGAATCAAGCTGGAGAATTAATTAATGTTGCTTTGCAATTAATTGATATTAACAAGTTTGCAGatgcaaagattttgtttgTTCAAAATCCAGTTGTGGTGAATGGTGTCATTGACTGTTATGGCAATGAAGCAGATTACTGCATTAGAGTATTACTGCCATTTTTTGCAACATCACTTATGTCATCATGTGACCAAGTAGCCTGCCCCTCAAAGACAGAGATGTATAAGTCACATAGTATTTCACTTGGTTGTGATAACAACAAGGCATCATATCATAGCAGTCTCAGTGAGTGGCTTCACTCCCGGATCACTACATGTCAGAGAAAGTTTTCTAGAAAACCTTCTTCAGATATTCCATGTCAATCTGATCAGACACAAAACTGTGACGGCACCACATCAGTTTCATGGCACTGTGCAGGAATAAGAACAACATATCAACGCACATTTCACTGTTTTCAGAACTTTGCTATATTTTCAGTTGATTTACTGAGTAGGAGAGGCAAATTGCAAATCAGTGATTTACCAGCAAGCATCATCTTGAATGGCCAGCAACTTACTCTTCACAGTGCTACACTTTGGAATGGCCATCATTATATATCCTTCTTTAGACACAACAATACATGGTTTCTCTATGATGGGTTAAAGGAGTACAATCAAAAGAATTCTGGACTATCTGTATTCTCAGTTTTACCTGAAGGCTACTATCTCAGCCATGTATTGTTCATTGTTTAA